One genomic segment of Gloeocapsa sp. DLM2.Bin57 includes these proteins:
- the lysA gene encoding diaminopimelate decarboxylase, with protein MVSTQVKSFNSGADYLGSSDSINQGLLPLTSRINAEDHLEIGGCDVISLVERFGSPLYILDEMSLRTACQQYQEALNKFYGGISQAIYASKAWNCLAVCGIVASEGFGFDVVSGGEIYTAIQALDKLGINPQDHVYFHGNNKSIPELLLAIEHNCTIIVDNWAELRQLAAWQNKQVKIMLRLTPGIECHTHEYIRTGHLDSKFGFDPNDLKALFQFVSETSHLNCIGLHAHIGSQIFECQPHQDLAKLMVSWQKQALSYGLPITTLNVGGGLGIRYTEQDDPPSIDQWVELVSKGITSACVEQGLPLPKLMIEPGRSLIGSSCITAYTIGSSKTVPGIRKYLAVDGGMSDNPRPITYQSVYRCAIANRLSAPLTQEVTIAGKHCESGDIVIHSAQLPETSAGDILVVMATGAYNYSMASNYNRLPRPAGVIVRDGEANLILRRETYADLLNQDLFPERLLEQE; from the coding sequence ATGGTATCAACACAAGTAAAAAGTTTTAATTCTGGAGCTGATTATCTAGGTTCGTCAGACTCAATCAATCAGGGTTTACTACCTTTGACATCAAGAATTAATGCTGAAGATCATTTGGAGATTGGGGGATGTGATGTTATCTCTTTAGTAGAACGTTTTGGTTCTCCTTTATATATATTAGACGAAATGAGCTTGAGAACAGCTTGTCAACAGTATCAGGAAGCTTTAAATAAGTTCTATGGGGGAATTAGTCAAGCTATCTACGCTTCTAAGGCTTGGAATTGTCTAGCTGTCTGTGGTATCGTAGCTAGTGAGGGTTTCGGTTTTGATGTGGTTTCTGGTGGAGAAATCTATACAGCTATACAAGCTTTAGATAAGTTAGGTATCAATCCCCAAGATCATGTCTATTTTCATGGCAATAATAAATCTATCCCTGAATTGCTCTTAGCTATAGAGCATAACTGTACCATTATAGTTGATAATTGGGCTGAATTAAGACAATTGGCAGCCTGGCAAAATAAACAAGTTAAGATCATGTTACGTTTGACTCCAGGGATTGAATGTCATACCCATGAGTATATACGTACAGGACATTTAGATAGTAAGTTTGGTTTTGATCCTAATGATTTAAAGGCTTTATTTCAATTTGTCTCGGAAACATCCCATCTCAATTGTATTGGTTTACACGCTCATATTGGTTCGCAAATCTTTGAATGTCAACCTCACCAAGATTTAGCTAAATTAATGGTAAGTTGGCAAAAACAAGCTCTTAGCTATGGGTTACCTATTACCACTTTAAACGTGGGTGGAGGTTTGGGTATTCGCTACACTGAACAAGATGATCCACCTAGTATCGACCAATGGGTAGAATTAGTCTCTAAAGGTATTACTTCTGCTTGTGTAGAACAGGGTTTACCTCTACCTAAATTAATGATTGAACCTGGACGCTCTTTGATTGGTTCATCCTGTATTACAGCTTATACTATAGGCTCTAGTAAAACTGTACCAGGAATCCGTAAGTATCTAGCTGTAGATGGGGGAATGTCTGATAATCCTCGCCCCATTACCTATCAATCTGTCTATCGTTGCGCGATCGCCAATCGTCTGTCTGCACCCCTAACTCAAGAGGTAACCATAGCGGGAAAACATTGCGAATCAGGTGATATCGTCATTCACTCAGCGCAGTTACCTGAAACCTCCGCAGGAGATATCCTAGTAGTGATGGCGACGGGAGCTTATAATTATAGTATGGCATCTAATTACAATCGGTTACCACGTCCTGCAGGGGTTATAGTGAGAGATGGAGAAGCTAATCTGATTCTACGTCGAGAAACCTACGCAGACTTATTAAATCAGGATCTTTTCCCCGAAAGATTACTCGAACAAGAATAA